A single Cnuibacter physcomitrellae DNA region contains:
- a CDS encoding AI-2E family transporter → MRRADTPTPREPLLSPTLRILLGLAAATVVLAGLYFARELAGPLLLAAVIVIICHPVRHPLERAGWPSWAATTAVIGVAYVVLAALGALLYFAGTQFVRLVGDFADQLESTAHSVAVWLQQFGLDQDAGDALRNAVSSSNVVGYVTSLGGTVVSVLTAMFFVLAYVIFMAADGARYAHVEREFGADASRPLMARVRSYNRSVRRYFVVNAVFGAVVAIVDGLALWALGVPIPVVWAILSFVTNFVPNIGFVLGLIPPAVLALVVGGWPLMLAVIAVYCVANVVLQVLVQPKFVSDAVDLSLTLSFFSVIFWTFIIGPLGAILSIPLTLLVRALVLDGDPGTRWLRWFSGQGSAAREPGAPPGG, encoded by the coding sequence GTGCGACGTGCCGACACCCCCACCCCGCGCGAGCCGCTGCTCTCGCCGACCCTCCGCATCCTGCTCGGCCTCGCGGCGGCGACCGTGGTGCTCGCCGGACTGTACTTCGCCCGGGAGCTGGCCGGGCCGCTGCTCCTCGCCGCCGTGATCGTGATCATCTGCCACCCCGTGAGGCACCCCCTGGAGCGCGCCGGATGGCCGAGCTGGGCGGCGACCACCGCGGTCATCGGCGTCGCCTACGTGGTCCTCGCGGCCCTCGGCGCGCTGCTGTACTTCGCGGGCACGCAGTTCGTGCGGCTGGTGGGCGACTTCGCGGATCAGCTCGAGTCGACCGCGCACTCGGTGGCGGTGTGGCTGCAGCAGTTCGGCCTCGACCAGGATGCGGGCGACGCGCTGCGGAACGCCGTGTCGTCCTCGAACGTGGTCGGGTACGTGACCTCGCTCGGCGGCACGGTCGTGAGCGTGCTCACGGCGATGTTCTTCGTGCTCGCCTACGTCATCTTCATGGCCGCCGACGGGGCGCGATACGCGCACGTCGAGCGCGAGTTCGGCGCCGACGCGTCGCGTCCGCTGATGGCGCGGGTCCGCTCGTACAACCGGAGCGTGCGCCGGTACTTCGTGGTGAACGCCGTCTTCGGCGCGGTGGTGGCGATCGTCGACGGCCTCGCCCTCTGGGCGCTCGGCGTGCCCATCCCGGTGGTCTGGGCGATCCTGTCGTTCGTCACGAACTTCGTGCCGAACATCGGGTTCGTCCTGGGTCTCATCCCACCAGCGGTGCTGGCGCTCGTCGTCGGCGGCTGGCCGCTGATGCTCGCCGTGATCGCGGTCTACTGCGTGGCGAACGTGGTGCTGCAGGTGCTCGTGCAGCCGAAGTTCGTCAGCGACGCGGTCGATCTCAGCCTCACGCTGAGCTTCTTCTCGGTGATCTTCTGGACGTTCATCATCGGCCCGCTCGGCGCGATCCTCTCGATCCCGCTCACCCTCCTGGTGCGGGCGCTGGTGCTCGACGGCGACCCCGGGACGCGGTGGCTGCGCTGGTTCTCGGGCCAGGGATCCGCGGCCCGCGAGCCCGGCGCCCCTCCGGGCGGCTGA
- a CDS encoding aldo/keto reductase, with product MTNTVPVFELDTGTLMPQLGLGVWQASDEETERVVRFAIDEAGYRHIDTARAYGNEEGVGRAIASASVPREDLFVTTKLWNSDHGRSRTLTAVDASLSRLGLDYLDLFLIHWPLGDRDRLVETWLAMEEILESGKAQAIGVCNHEPHHLDWILEGGSVVPAVNQIELHPRLPQWVSRAFDDSHGIVTESWSPLGGTSNSGWGGDSKPNTLLTDETLVSIGEQYGKTPAQVMIRWHLQNGLVVIPKSTHEERIRQNIDVLDFELTGADIERIAQLETGERVGYHPDDFV from the coding sequence GTGACGAACACCGTGCCTGTCTTCGAGCTCGACACCGGAACCCTCATGCCGCAGCTGGGACTGGGGGTGTGGCAGGCCTCCGACGAGGAGACGGAGCGCGTCGTGCGCTTCGCGATCGACGAGGCCGGCTACCGCCACATCGACACCGCCCGCGCGTACGGCAACGAGGAGGGCGTCGGGCGGGCGATCGCGTCGGCGTCGGTGCCCCGCGAGGACCTCTTCGTCACCACGAAGCTCTGGAACAGCGACCACGGGCGCTCGCGCACGCTGACGGCGGTGGATGCGTCGCTGTCGCGACTGGGGCTCGACTACCTCGACCTGTTCCTCATCCACTGGCCCCTCGGCGACCGCGACCGGCTGGTGGAGACGTGGCTGGCGATGGAGGAGATCCTGGAGTCGGGCAAGGCCCAGGCCATCGGCGTGTGCAACCACGAGCCGCACCACCTCGACTGGATCCTCGAGGGCGGATCGGTCGTGCCCGCGGTGAACCAGATCGAGCTGCACCCGCGCCTGCCGCAGTGGGTATCGCGCGCGTTCGACGACTCGCACGGGATCGTGACCGAGTCGTGGAGCCCGCTCGGCGGCACCAGCAACTCCGGGTGGGGCGGCGACTCCAAGCCCAACACCCTGCTGACCGACGAGACGCTCGTGTCGATCGGCGAGCAGTACGGCAAGACGCCGGCGCAGGTGATGATCCGCTGGCACCTGCAGAACGGGCTCGTCGTGATCCCGAAGTCGACGCACGAGGAGCGCATCCGTCAGAACATCGACGTGCTCGACTTCGAGCTCACGGGCGCGGACATCGAGCGCATCGCCCAGCTGGAGACCGGCGAGCGCGTCGGCTACCACCCCGACGACTTCGTCTGA
- a CDS encoding DMT family transporter — MSVAERQQGGGTDAAGAVRPLMPLWLAVVIAFVCGALMATQSRVNGELGTRLGDGFSASVLSFGSGLVIVTVILLLMPSGRRGLRRIAPAVREGRLPVWPLFGGLSGAFFVLTQSIASVAVGISVFTIAFVGGLTASGLLVDRLGLGPGGRRPITTRRALGAALAVAAVVWSVSAHIRVDIPVWLLLLPLIAGFVNAIQQGGNGRLGAAVGSGVTSTFVNFVMGTAGLVIALVIHAAVAGTGLPTAYPGDWWLYTGGVLGVAFIFGLATAVRVTGVLILGLCTVAGQLTGALVLDLALPGVAPLDWTTPAAILVVVLGVAIATIPARRRTPR, encoded by the coding sequence ATGAGCGTGGCGGAACGCCAGCAGGGTGGCGGAACGGATGCGGCGGGCGCGGTGCGCCCGCTCATGCCGCTGTGGCTCGCGGTCGTGATCGCGTTCGTCTGCGGCGCGCTCATGGCCACGCAGTCGCGCGTGAACGGCGAGCTCGGCACCCGGCTCGGCGACGGGTTCTCGGCCAGCGTCCTGAGCTTCGGCTCGGGGCTCGTGATCGTCACGGTGATCCTCCTGCTCATGCCGTCGGGGCGGCGGGGGCTCCGCCGCATCGCCCCCGCGGTGCGCGAGGGACGGCTGCCCGTGTGGCCGCTGTTCGGCGGTCTCTCGGGGGCGTTCTTCGTCCTCACGCAGAGCATCGCGTCGGTGGCGGTCGGCATCTCGGTGTTCACGATCGCCTTCGTGGGCGGGCTCACCGCCAGCGGACTCCTCGTCGACCGCCTCGGGCTCGGTCCCGGCGGTCGGCGCCCCATCACCACGCGCCGCGCGCTCGGCGCCGCTCTCGCGGTGGCGGCGGTCGTCTGGTCGGTGTCGGCGCACATCCGCGTCGACATCCCCGTGTGGCTGCTCCTGCTGCCGCTGATCGCGGGCTTCGTGAACGCGATCCAGCAGGGTGGCAACGGACGCCTCGGCGCCGCTGTCGGCTCGGGCGTCACGAGCACGTTCGTCAACTTCGTGATGGGGACGGCGGGGCTCGTCATCGCGCTCGTCATCCACGCGGCCGTCGCCGGCACGGGTCTGCCGACGGCGTATCCCGGCGACTGGTGGCTCTACACCGGCGGCGTGCTCGGCGTCGCGTTCATCTTCGGGCTGGCGACGGCCGTCCGCGTGACGGGGGTCCTCATCCTCGGCCTCTGCACGGTCGCCGGTCAGCTCACCGGCGCCCTCGTGCTCGACCTCGCGCTCCCCGGCGTCGCGCCCCTCGACTGGACCACCCCCGCCGCGATCCTCGTCGTCGTGCTCGGCGTCGCCATCGCCACGATCCCCGCCCGCCGCCGCACCCCGCGCTGA
- a CDS encoding DEAD/DEAH box helicase: protein MPKTNKTGGFKAPKNYEPNRGARGTKPGSRSAGHRGYRPAEEGEAPRKQRWTTSDREARADRDARTGRAPRDDSFGRDRSERFERSGRDAGARGGRDDRAGYGRGARFGRDGGAGTGRDDRGARGGFSRDGGADARGARRFDRDDRFADRDDRGARGGAPRDGERGARFGRDDRFAGRDDRGGRGGYTRDERPARGDRFERDGGAERPARSFDRSDRPARSFDRSERPTRSFDRADRPERSERPARSYDRADRPARSFDRDDRGPRRYERTDRPERSFDRGDRGDRPRRDRDDRAPRQYGERSDRRGSDLYPSRDDRPAFTPQDDVVLERLEAQATEAKDVEGVTFGDLGLGNNIVRALAELGAESPFPIQAATIPEVLAGRDVLGRGRTGSGKTIAFGAPLVEKLMENNGGQKRQMGRKPRALILAPTRELALQIDRTVQPIARSVGLFTTQIYGGVPQGRQVGALQRGVDIVIGTPGRIEDLINQGRLDLSEVAITVLDEADHMCDLGFLEPVQRILRETKEGGQKLLFSATLDRGVAALVEEFLVEPAVHEVAGEDQASSTIEHRVLVVEHRDKDAIIERLADREGKTLIFARTRAYAERLADQLEDAGIFATSLHGDLNQSRRTRNLERLTSGRVSVLVATDVAARGIHVDDIDLVIQADAPDEYKTYLHRAGRTGRAGKRGTVVTLIPRTRRRRMDDLLGRAEIEADTTFAAPGDQVLEDLAAPQA, encoded by the coding sequence ATGCCCAAGACCAACAAGACGGGCGGCTTCAAGGCCCCCAAGAACTACGAGCCGAACCGCGGCGCCCGCGGCACCAAGCCCGGCAGCCGCAGTGCGGGTCACCGCGGCTACCGTCCCGCCGAGGAGGGCGAGGCCCCGCGCAAGCAGCGCTGGACCACGTCCGACCGCGAGGCGCGCGCCGACCGCGACGCCCGCACGGGCCGCGCCCCCCGCGACGACAGCTTCGGCCGCGACCGTTCCGAGCGCTTCGAGCGCTCGGGCCGTGACGCCGGAGCCCGCGGCGGTCGCGACGACCGCGCCGGCTACGGCCGCGGCGCGCGCTTCGGCCGGGACGGCGGTGCCGGCACGGGTCGCGACGACCGCGGCGCCCGCGGCGGCTTCAGCCGCGACGGGGGAGCGGATGCGCGTGGCGCGCGCCGCTTCGACCGCGATGACCGCTTCGCCGATCGCGACGACCGCGGTGCCCGCGGTGGCGCCCCTCGTGACGGCGAGCGCGGCGCGCGCTTCGGCCGCGACGACCGCTTCGCCGGTCGCGACGACCGCGGCGGACGCGGCGGCTACACCCGCGACGAGCGTCCCGCGCGCGGCGACCGCTTCGAGCGCGACGGTGGCGCCGAGCGTCCGGCCCGTTCGTTCGACCGCAGCGACCGCCCGGCTCGGTCGTTCGACCGCTCCGAGCGTCCGACCCGCTCGTTCGACCGTGCGGACCGTCCCGAGCGCTCCGAGCGTCCGGCCCGTTCGTACGACCGCGCCGACCGTCCGGCTCGCTCGTTCGACCGCGACGACCGCGGACCGCGCCGCTACGAGCGCACCGACCGCCCCGAGCGTTCGTTCGACCGCGGAGACCGCGGCGACCGTCCCCGCCGCGACCGCGACGACCGCGCTCCTCGCCAGTACGGCGAGCGCTCCGACCGCCGCGGCAGCGACCTCTACCCCAGCCGCGACGACCGCCCCGCGTTCACCCCGCAGGACGACGTCGTGCTCGAGCGCCTCGAGGCCCAGGCCACCGAGGCGAAGGATGTCGAGGGTGTGACGTTCGGCGACCTCGGTCTCGGCAACAACATCGTGCGCGCGCTCGCAGAGCTCGGCGCTGAGAGCCCGTTCCCCATCCAGGCCGCCACGATCCCCGAGGTCCTCGCGGGTCGCGACGTGCTCGGCCGCGGCCGCACCGGATCCGGGAAGACCATCGCGTTCGGCGCCCCGCTCGTCGAGAAGCTCATGGAGAACAACGGCGGGCAGAAGCGCCAGATGGGCCGGAAGCCGCGCGCCCTCATCCTGGCCCCCACCCGCGAGCTCGCGCTGCAGATCGACCGCACCGTGCAGCCGATCGCCCGCAGCGTGGGCCTGTTCACCACGCAGATCTACGGCGGCGTCCCCCAGGGTCGTCAGGTCGGTGCGCTCCAGCGCGGCGTCGACATCGTGATCGGCACGCCGGGTCGCATCGAGGACCTCATCAACCAGGGCCGCCTCGACCTCTCCGAGGTCGCCATCACGGTGCTCGACGAGGCCGACCACATGTGCGACCTGGGCTTCCTCGAGCCGGTGCAGCGCATCCTGCGCGAGACGAAGGAGGGCGGCCAGAAGCTGCTCTTCTCCGCCACGCTCGACCGCGGTGTCGCGGCCCTAGTCGAGGAGTTCCTCGTCGAGCCCGCCGTGCACGAGGTCGCGGGCGAGGACCAGGCGTCCTCGACCATCGAGCACCGCGTGCTCGTGGTGGAGCACCGCGACAAGGATGCGATCATCGAGCGCCTGGCCGACCGCGAGGGCAAGACGCTGATCTTCGCCCGCACCCGCGCCTACGCCGAGCGTCTCGCCGACCAGCTGGAGGATGCGGGCATCTTCGCCACCAGCCTCCACGGCGACCTCAACCAGTCGCGTCGCACGCGCAACCTCGAGCGCCTCACCAGCGGCCGTGTCAGCGTGCTGGTGGCGACCGACGTGGCCGCCCGCGGCATCCACGTCGACGACATCGACCTGGTCATCCAGGCGGATGCGCCCGACGAGTACAAGACGTACCTCCACCGCGCCGGCCGCACCGGCCGTGCGGGCAAGCGCGGCACCGTCGTGACGCTCATCCCGCGCACCCGTCGTCGCCGCATGGACGACCTCCTCGGGCGCGCCGAGATCGAGGCCGACACCACGTTCGCCGCCCCCGGCGACCAGGTGCTCGAGGACCTGGCGGCCCCGCAGGCATGA
- the argG gene encoding argininosuccinate synthase, whose product MSKVLSSLPVGERVGIAFSGGLDTSCAVAWMREKGAIPCTYTADIGQYDEPDIAAVPGRAGQYGAELARLVDAKTALVEEGLVALACGAFHIRSGGKTYFNTTPLGRVATGTLLVRAMKEDGVEIWGDGSTYKGNDIERFYRYGLMANPSLRIYKPWLDSTFVSELGGRTEMSEWLVSRGFPYRDSTEKAYSTDANIWGATHEAKNLEDLNAGLDIVEPIMGVAAWREDVEIATEEVSVRFEAGRPVAINGVEYADPVALVYEANAIGGRHGLGVSDQIENRIIEAKSRGIYEAPGMALLHITYERLLNAIHNEDTVANYHTEGRRLGRLMYEGRWLDPQSLMLRESLQRWVGSAVTGEVTLRLRRGDDYTILDTTGPALSYHPEKLSMERVGDAAFGPDDRIGQLTMRNLDIADSRSRLEQYAAAGMIGGPTAELVGQLEVGEADRILGAATAPSSAEEALERATDAASESAAFDAGTD is encoded by the coding sequence GTGTCGAAAGTCCTGAGCAGCCTCCCTGTCGGTGAACGTGTCGGAATCGCCTTCTCCGGCGGCCTCGACACCTCGTGCGCGGTCGCGTGGATGCGCGAGAAGGGCGCGATCCCCTGCACCTACACCGCCGACATCGGCCAGTACGACGAGCCCGACATCGCCGCGGTCCCCGGCCGCGCCGGCCAGTACGGCGCCGAGCTCGCGCGGCTCGTCGATGCCAAGACCGCGCTCGTGGAGGAGGGGCTGGTCGCGCTGGCGTGCGGCGCGTTCCACATCCGCTCGGGTGGCAAGACGTACTTCAACACCACCCCGCTCGGCCGCGTCGCCACGGGCACGCTCCTCGTGCGCGCCATGAAGGAGGACGGCGTCGAGATCTGGGGCGACGGCTCCACCTACAAGGGCAACGACATCGAGCGCTTCTACCGCTACGGCCTGATGGCCAACCCGTCGCTGCGCATCTACAAGCCGTGGCTCGACTCCACCTTCGTCAGCGAGCTCGGCGGACGCACCGAGATGAGCGAGTGGCTCGTCTCCCGCGGCTTCCCGTACCGCGACTCCACCGAGAAGGCGTACTCGACCGACGCCAACATCTGGGGCGCGACCCACGAGGCGAAGAACCTCGAGGACCTGAACGCCGGACTCGACATCGTCGAGCCGATCATGGGCGTCGCCGCCTGGCGCGAGGACGTCGAGATCGCGACCGAGGAGGTGTCCGTCCGTTTCGAGGCCGGACGGCCCGTCGCGATCAACGGCGTCGAGTACGCCGATCCGGTCGCGCTCGTCTACGAGGCCAACGCCATCGGCGGACGCCACGGGCTCGGCGTCTCGGACCAGATCGAGAACCGCATCATCGAGGCCAAGAGCCGCGGCATCTACGAGGCTCCGGGCATGGCGCTGCTGCACATCACGTACGAGCGGCTGCTCAACGCGATCCACAACGAGGACACGGTCGCCAATTACCACACGGAGGGTCGCCGCCTCGGCCGCCTGATGTACGAGGGACGCTGGCTCGACCCGCAGTCGCTGATGCTGCGCGAGTCGCTGCAGCGCTGGGTGGGATCGGCCGTCACCGGCGAGGTCACGCTGCGTCTGCGCCGCGGCGACGACTACACGATCCTCGACACCACCGGGCCTGCGCTGTCGTACCACCCGGAGAAGCTCTCGATGGAGCGCGTCGGCGACGCCGCCTTCGGCCCCGACGACCGCATCGGCCAGCTCACGATGCGCAACCTCGACATCGCCGACTCGCGGTCGCGGCTCGAGCAGTACGCCGCCGCCGGCATGATCGGGGGCCCAACCGCCGAGCTCGTCGGTCAGCTGGAGGTCGGCGAGGCCGACCGCATCCTCGGCGCGGCGACGGCCCCGAGCTCCGCGGAGGAGGCGCTCGAGCGCGCCACCGACGCCGCCTCGGAGTCCGCCGCCTTCGACGCCGGCACCGACTGA